From the genome of Planctomycetia bacterium:
CGGGCGCTCCTACGTGATCGTGACCATCGACGTCGACCATCAAAACGACACCGGATATTGGCTCCACGAAGGAGGCTATTACCCAACCTCCGACGGCTACGACATGAACATGGAAATCGAGTTCTACAACGGGACGTTCAACACCGGCCACTATCTCAACCACGGCGCGACCAGCGCGCGAGGCCTCGCTCTCGCGGAAGCCGATCAAAAACAAGGCGTCGTCCGCGTCCTGCCAGGCACGTACGACTACTACACGCAATGGTCGATGTTCGAAGATCCCACGACCGGCGATCATGATCTACAGGACGGGACCAGCATCACCTTCGTCGCCGACGGCGGGCCGATCCACCACAGCATCATCTATGGCGCTGCATCGGAGGATGGTTCCGAGTTCGAAATGGTGGCCCCGTTCCGCGGCTTCATGAACTATCCCGGTGCGAGTCCCGGCGAACGCGGCGATCCCATCCTGGCACTTGGCCGCACAATCGACGTCTCGTTCTCATTGGAAGCCAGCGGCGAACTCTGGGCCACCAACGGCGGCAATGGCGTTTGGGCCTCCGACACGGCGTTTCCGATTGAAGGTTACACGCTCGAAGCCGTGCCGGAACCGTCGAGCATCGCTTTACTCGGCATGTCGGCGTGCGCGGTTGCCTTGACGTTTGTACGCCGCAATCGCACTGTTCGCGTGAGAGTCTTTCCCGCCGTAGAATGACGCCATGTCCGATGGCGTGCCAACCAGCATTCAAGATCTGCGTCGCCGTGATCTAGTCCGCCACCTGCGCATTCAAGGCATCCACGACGCGCGTGTCCTGTCGGCCATGGGCAGCACACCTCGCGAGCGTTTTGTCAACGACGCAACCGCCGACCGGGCCTACGAAGATCGCGCTCTCTCGATCGACTGCGGGCAAACGATCAGCCAGCCCTACATCGTGGCTCTGATGACCGAGGCCCTGGAATTAACCGGCAGCGAGCGCGTCCTCGAGATCGGCACCGGCAGCGGCTATCAGACAGCTATCTTGTCGCGCCTGGCCAACGCCGTGTTCACCGTCGAACGCCATCCCGAACTCTCACACCAAGC
Proteins encoded in this window:
- a CDS encoding PEP-CTERM sorting domain-containing protein produces the protein MSRYFRCVTQCLCAIVFVLSNAPASAAPIQRITIDGQFGDWAKVPSYTDAAGDTHDTDHDGLNDTPESVFHPDVDLLEFKFTHDEENLYAYFRSASVVGRTQVGQGNQRAGRSYVIVTIDVDHQNDTGYWLHEGGYYPTSDGYDMNMEIEFYNGTFNTGHYLNHGATSARGLALAEADQKQGVVRVLPGTYDYYTQWSMFEDPTTGDHDLQDGTSITFVADGGPIHHSIIYGAASEDGSEFEMVAPFRGFMNYPGASPGERGDPILALGRTIDVSFSLEASGELWATNGGNGVWASDTAFPIEGYTLEAVPEPSSIALLGMSACAVALTFVRRNRTVRVRVFPAVE
- a CDS encoding protein-L-isoaspartate(D-aspartate) O-methyltransferase; amino-acid sequence: MSDGVPTSIQDLRRRDLVRHLRIQGIHDARVLSAMGSTPRERFVNDATADRAYEDRALSIDCGQTISQPYIVALMTEALELTGSERVLEIGTGSGYQTAILSRLANAVFTVERHPELSHQAQQTLARFGASNVRFLIGDGTLGWPEAAPFHRIIVTAAAQEFPATLWEQLAPDGILVAPVGDTERQLLQAWRKAADGPTSRALCDCRFVPLVSD